One window from the genome of Garra rufa chromosome 1, GarRuf1.0, whole genome shotgun sequence encodes:
- the LOC141335683 gene encoding verrucotoxin subunit beta-like produces the protein MASLLVCLKQPNRIYICVFLCLAYLAVGNAKAILQPKADEIEILTEETIGAHRGIRVKLLNLILYLNGSDFEIEEVKNVGRSHRSVPSETHHIEPAYPKPKTPTYRTNDSNRLPSPKSPVILQSSAAVLSPQPHRLPLRAQARKPPPLPSDTIEVAALGRPLFPGMLYDARKDSFLPGVTLWDKKSLSQDLYSRPKPHTYLKFSSSDTISEKVKLLEASTSLGFSYLAGLVEVGGSAKYLSDTKSSNHQSRITMHYSETTRYEQLTMSHLDQITYPQVFDQKTATHVVTGVEYGAQAFMVFDRTLSEEESKQSIRSEMDALIRKIPKLSAEGNAAFQMTYTEKKMAEKITCTFHGDVRLQQNPTTFMEALNVYKQLPALLKDNPQSNEVPIKVWLHPLHLLNATAARVEREISTSVAFAVKDIMERLGEAERTYKDLSENTLVNSFSDIQERLRFFISSFRIYKAMLLKAVGSVLPAVRGGTLEEKSLEDILKIHKSSPFNADTMNQWLKDAKSELDTLSSLTKPLERKIVDSDELNRARLNSDFNFVVCLAFTSLKYEDLYLSALNEFVKTDRFQELDGEPTMDSVASVKKWFEDSEIMEKMRFNTRIFKTISNAWVIGKTAFFTISAISDPSNPGSSIYLYEDGQIITKQYQKCFQGTMDCSKL, from the exons ATGGCTTCACTTTTGGTGTGCCTGAAGCAGCCAAACCGCATCTACATatgtgtgtttctgtgtctgGCGTATCTTGCTGTGGGAAATGCCAAG GCAATCTTACAACCTAAAGCTGATGAAATCGAAATTTTAACTGAAGAAACCATAGGAGCACACAGAGGAATTCGAG TCAAACTGCTCAATCTTATTCTTTATTTAAATGGCTCAGATTTCGAAATCGAGGAAGTAAAGAATGTTGGTAGGTCTCATCGTTCAGTCCCCTCTGAGACACATCACATCGAGCCAGCCTATCCTAAGCCGAAAACCCCCACATACCGTACCAATGACTCAAACCGCCTGCCCAGTCCCAAATCACctgtcatcctccaaagctccgccgCTGTCCTCAGCCCTCAGCCCCACCGGCTTCCTCTTCGCGCTCAAGCCCGCAAGCCTCCAC CTCTGCCATCAGACACAATAGAAGTGGCTGCCCTAGGAAGACCTCTGTTTCCTGGTATGCTGTACGATGCTCGCAAGGATTCCTTCCTTCCAG GTGTTACTCTGTGGGATAAGAAATCACTGAGTCAAGATTTGTATAGTCGTCCAAAGCCCCATACTTATTTAAAGTTCAGTAGCTCTGACACTATCTCAGAAAAGGTAAAACTCCTGGAAGCAAGCACTTCTCTGGGGTTCAGTTACTTGGCGGGTCTTGTGGAGGTGGGAGGATCTGCCAAATACCTCAGTGACACAAAATCCTCAAACCATCAGTCCAGAATCACAATGCATTACAGTGAAACCACAAGATATGAACAGCTTACTATGAGCCATCTGGACCAAATCACCTACCCTCAGGTGTTTGACCAGAAAACTGCAACTCATGTGGTCACAGGGGTAGAGTATGGAGCTCAAGCATTCATGGTGTTTGATAGGACATTGTCAGAAGAGGAAAGCAAGCAGAGTATTAGAAGTGAAATGGATGCCTTGATTAGAAAGATCCCTAAATTATCTGCTGAGGGTAATGCAGCTTTCCAAATGACCTATACTGAAAAGAAAATGGCTGAGAAGATCACCTGCACATTTCACGGTGATGTCCGCCTTCAGCAGAACCCCACCACGTTCATGGAGGCCCTGAATGTATACAAGCAGCTCCCAGCTCTGCTGAAGGACAATCCACAATCCAATGAAGTCCCGATAAAAGTCTGGCTCCATCCTCTTCATCTTCTGAATGCAACAGCAGCTCGGGTGGAGAGAGAAATCAGCACAAGTGTGGCTTTTGCAGTTAAAGATATAATGGAGAGGCTGGGAGAGGCAGAGAGGACATACAAAGACCTGTCAGAAAACACGCTGGTTAATAGTTTCAGTGATATTCAAGAGAGGCTGCGCTTTTTTATCAGCTCATTTAGGATTTACAAGGCAATGCTGCTGAAAGCAGTTGGCAGTGTCTTGCCTGCTGTTCGAGGAGGAACACTGGAGGAGAAGTCTCTGGAAGACATCCTGAAGATCCACAAGAGCTCCCCATTCAATGCTGACACAATGAACCAGTGGTTAAAGGATGCAAAGTCTGAACTTGACACATTGAGTTCTCTCACCAAGCCGCTAGAAAGGAAAATTGTAGACTCAGATGAACTCAACAGAGCCCGTCTAAATTCAGATTTTAATTTTGTGGTTTGTTTGGCCTTCACATCTCTGAAATATGAAGATCTGTATCTTTCAGCCTTGAATGAGTTTGTGAAAACTGACAGATTTCAAGAGCTAGATGGTGAACCAACCATGGACTCTGTGGCATCTGTCAAAAAGTGGTTTGAAGATTCTGAAATCATGGAAAAGATGAGATTTAATACCCGTATCTTCAAAACTATATCAAATGCATGGGTAATAGGGAAGACAGCCTTCTTCACTATTTCTGCCATCTCTGATCCCTCCAATCCAGGCTCCTCCATCTATCTGTATGAAGATGGGCAGATCATAACCAAACAGTATCAGAAATGTTTTCAGGGTACCATGGACTGTAGTAAACTGTAG
- the LOC141335774 gene encoding uncharacterized protein codes for MVISTQEPTQTNHILQKIIQKCANRHFSLQRSSSPDDLLQMFEDIEKMNEGRHLDCASQYFTMEKQDTEKLSECMKLNLVVCGSDGTLKSSISEQILQQTDRRSDEDLHGRQINLVELPALIRLSEEEVMRQTLRCVSLCHPGVHVFLIIIPDSPLNNEDKAEIEEIQRIFSSRINKHIMILIKQNSEHQTAELNEETQSVIESFGGRRHFFGPKTQVSTLIENIEQILKENRGEFFSTETFLEAQIEKLMKYEEMKKKMNLQETHLLSQGLLESEDELRVVLLGKTGVGKSATGNTILGREAFTAETSHESVTKESLRQTSEINGRCVTVIDTPGLFDTELSNEEIQREITNCISMILPGPHVFIIVLNLGQRFTQEEATSVKIIQEMFGENSLVYTMVLFTRGDFLKNKTIDQYLGKPGSPLMKLIEVCGNRFHVFNNNETGDRTQVYDLLEKIDNMVKANGGSFYSCKMFRQMEREKQEQQTKILMDRVREREGEMKKLEEEKEKMKMMMEEERQNQDKERKRREEELREREERYERKIKKQEEQMRDEMKREQEMLKDEMRKEKETVKKEKENLLIEIDRLMNRIENERQHNDNERKRREEELNEREKQYKTLMKEKEEKEREMQDKMKREQEEWEKQKLKERKKRDEEDEKRREKEQRDWDEFNQRMKEERERMEREKEELQSKHKEEKDRMKMMIEEERQNQDKERKRREEELKREITEQEKHQRETQDEMRRERETFRHEIEEMREEKEKLQIKYETETDRLMNRIENERKKREEEYIEREAQHKTLIKDKEEKEREICEMKKEREEWEKQKLEEKTRREEEDEKNREKDIQIQRLQSKIEGIIREKEKIDRERRERLQDLEKRLQEERNMREDQQKTLEDKLKLLEEQHEDELKRKRVEWREGYEREKEEMKRNVCSQTDHSLQFTPFAAGKQCNTFFI; via the exons ATGGTGATCAGCACACAAGAGCCCACTCAAACCAATCACATCCTGCAGAAAATCATCCAGAAATGTGCAAACAGACACTTCAGTCTTCAGAGGAGCAGCTCTCCTGATGATCTACTGCAGATGTTTGAGGACATTGAGAAGATGAATGAAGGACGACACCTGGATTGTGCTTCACAGTATTTCACAATGGAGAAACAGGACACAGAAAAAC TTTCAGAGTGTATGAAGCTGAATCTGGTTGTGTGCGGGAGTGATGGCACATTAAAGTCCTCCATTTCAGAGCAGATCCTgcagcagacagacagacgatcAGACGAGGATCTTCATGGACGTCAGATCAATCTGGTGGAGCTTCCAGCTCTGATTCGGCTCTCAGAGGAGGAAGTGATGCGTCAAACTCTCCGCTGTGTGTCTCTCTGTCATCCTGGAGTTCATGTTTTCCTCATCATTATTCCTGACTCTCCACTCAATAATGAAGACAAAGCAGAAATAGAGGAGATTCAGAGGATTTTCAGCTCAAGAATCAACAAACACATCATGATCCTCATAAAGCAGAATTCAGAGCATCAGACAGCAGAACTCAATGAAGAAACACAGTCTGTCATTGAGAGTTTTGGAGGACGACGTCATTTCTTTGGCCCCAAAACACAAGTGTCCACATTGATAGAGAACATCGagcagattctgaaagaaaaCAGAGGAGAGTTTTTCTCCACAGAGACATTTCTGGAGGCGCAGATAGAAAAACTGATGAAATATGAAGAGATGAAGAAGAAAATGAATCTACAAGAGACACATTTACTGTCACAAG GTTTATTAGAAAGTGAAGATGAACTGAGGGTTGTTCTGCTGGGAAAAACTGGAGTTGGGAAAAGTGCAACTGGAAACACTATCTTAGGAAGAGAAGCATTTACAGCAGAAACATCTCATGAGTCTGTTACTAAAGAGAGTCTGAGACAAACGTCTGAAATCAATGGTCGATGTGTTACTGTGATCGACACTCCAGGACTGTTTGATACTGAACTCAGTAATGAAGAGATCCAGAGAGAAATCACCAACTGTATCTCTATGATCCTGCCTGGACCACATGTGTTCATCATTGTGCTCAATTTAGGACAACGATTCACTCAAGAAGAAGCAACTTCAGTGAAGATCATCCAAGAGATGTTTGGTGAGAATTCTTTAGTGTACACCATGGTGCTCTTCACCAGAGGAGACTTTCTGAAGAATAAAACTATTGACCAATATCTGGGAAAACCTGGATCTCCTTTGATGAAGCTGATTGAAGTGTGTGGAAACAGATTCCATGTGTTCAATAATAATGAGACTGGAGACCGAACACAGGTGTATGATCTACTGGAGAAGATTGACAACATGGTGAAAGCAAACGGAGGCAGTTTCTACTCATGTAAGATGTTTAGACAAATGGAGAGAGAAAAACAAGAACAACAGACGAAGATCCTGATGGACAGAGTCAGAGAAAGAGAAGGAGAGATGAAGAAACTagaagaagagaaagagaaaatgaaGATGATGATGGAGGAGGAACGACAGAATCAggacaaagagagaaagagaagagaagaggAACTGAGAGAAAGAGAAGAACGATATGAAAGAAAAATTAAGAAGCAGGAGGAGCAGATGAGAGACGAGATGAAACGAGAACAAGAAATGCTTAAAGATGAAATGAGGAAAGAAAAGGAGACtgtaaagaaagaaaaagaaaatctacTGATagaaatagacagactgatgaaCAGAATAGAGAATGAAAGACAACATAATGACAATGAGAGAAAACGAAGAGAAGAGGAGTTAAATGAGAGAGAAAAGCAATATAAAACACTAATGAAAGAGaaagaggagaaagagagagaaatgcaAGATAAGATGAAGAGAGAACAAGAGGAATGGGAGAAACAGAAGCTaaaggaaaggaaaaaaagaGATGAAGAGGATGAGAAAAGAAGAGAGAAAGAACAGAGAGACTGGGATGAATTTAACCAGAGAAtgaaagaagagagagagagaatggaaagagagaaagaagaacTTCAATCCAAACATAAAGAAGAGAAAGACAGAATGAAGATGATGATTGAAGAGGAACGACAGAATCAGGacaaagagagaaaaagaagagAAGAAGAACTGAAAAGAGAAATTACAGAACAAGAGAAACATCAGAGAGAGACacaagacgagatgagacgaGAACGAGAGACATTTAGACATGAAATAGAGGAAATGAGGGAAGAAAAAGAGAAACTTCAGATCAAATATGAGACAGAAACAGACAGACTGATGAACAGAATAGAAAATGAGAGGAAGAAAAGAGAAGAAGAATATATAGAAAGAGAAGCACAACATAAAACGCTAATAAAAGACAAAGAAGAGAAAGAGCGAGAAATATGTGAGATGAAGAAAGAACGAGAGGAATGGGAAAAACAGAAACTAGAGGAAAAGAcaagaagagaagaagaggatgAGAAAAATAGAGAGAAAGACATACAGATTCAAAGACTGCAAAGTAAAATAGAGGGAATAatcagagagaaagaaaaaatagATAGAGAGAGGCGAGAACGACTCCAGGATTTAGAGAAGAGACTGCAAGAAGAAAGAAACATGAGAGAAGATCAACAGAAGACTCTTGAAGACAAACTGAAACTCCTTGAAGAACAACATGAAGATGAACTGAAGAGAAAACGAGTGGAGTGGAGAGAGGGATATGAACGAGAGAAAGAGGAGATGAAGAGGAACGTCTGCTCTCAAACTGATCATTCACTACAG TTCACTCCTTTTGCAGCTGGTAAACAGTGTAACaccttttttatataa